A single genomic interval of Cucumis sativus cultivar 9930 chromosome 5, Cucumber_9930_V3, whole genome shotgun sequence harbors:
- the LOC101222036 gene encoding WAT1-related protein At2g39510 isoform X1 produces MKKLSEVLKKEGKAYLGVIVVRIFASGLIVIAKIALNHGMSPQVYSLYRYLVASIVVAPFCFLSYRKRPRPHMTWCTFAKIILLGSIESVVVTNTYFTGLKYVTPTFSIAMSNAVPALSFFFAWVFRMEKVDVRRVSSGAKILGTAVAVGGAMIMTFVEGPKLRFPWTNRHYNSHNYPSTSSTNVNNKDSFKGVLLVTLSCLCASVSCILQAIVLKSYPMGLIVTFLVCIVGVVEGTVIAVVMEWNNPSVWSIHFDFQLLAILYAGIIISGFSYYIQGVVMEEKGPVFFTAFFPLSTIMVAIISSFAISEILSSGKVVGAVVIIIGLYLFLWGKTKDQAMDKAARPIDDATTTREVS; encoded by the exons ATGAAGAAATTAAGTGAGGTTTTGAAGAAAGAGGGAAAGGCTTATTTAGGAGTTATTGTTGTAAGAATTTTTGCTTCTGGTTTGATTGTAATAGCAAAGATTGCATTGAACCATGGAATGAGTCCACAAGTTTATTCACTCTATCGTTATTTGGTTGCTTCCATTGTTGTTGCTCCATTTTGCTTCCTCTCTTATAG GAAAAGACCAAGACCGCACATGACTTGGTGCACCTTTGCAAAAATTATACTGCTCGGCTCTATAGA GTCTGTGGTTGTCACCAACACATATTTCACTGGCTTGAAATATGTAACTCCAACTTTTTCCATTGCTATGTCCAATGCTGTTCCTGccctttccttcttctttgcttGGGTTTTTAG gATGGAGAAGGTTGATGTAAGGAGGGTTTCAAGTGGAGCAAAGATATTAGGAACAGCAGTGGCAGTAGGAGGAGCAATGATAATGACCTTTGTAGAAGGACCAAAGTTGAGATTTCCTTGGACAAATAGACATTATAATTCCCATAATTACCCTTCAACTTCATCAACCAatgttaataataaagattCTTTCAAGGGGGTCCTTTTGGTCACACTTTCTTGTCTTTGTGCTTCTGTTTCCTGCATTCTCCAG GCAATTGTATTGAAGTCATATCCAATGGGATTGATTGTAACATTTTTGGTATGCATAGTGGGAGTTGTGGAAGGGACTGTGATAGCAGTAGTAATGGAATGGAACAACCCGTCTGTTTGGTcgattcattttgattttcaactCTTGGCTATCCTTTATGCT GGAATAATAATCTCAGGGTTTTCCTACTACATTCAAGGAGTTGtaatggaagaaaaaggacCTGTGTTTTTTACGGCATTTTTCCCTCTAAGTACCATTATGGTTGCAATCATAAGCTCTTTTGCTATCTCTGAGATTTTGTCTTCGGGAAA GGTCGTGGGAGCTGTGGTCATAATTATAggcctttatttatttttatgggGCAAAACCAAAGATCAAGCCATGGATAAGGCAGCTAGACCCATCGATGATGCCACAACAACAAGAGaagtttcttaa
- the LOC101222036 gene encoding WAT1-related protein At2g39510 isoform X2, giving the protein MKKLSEVLKKEGKAYLGVIVVRIFASGLIVIAKIALNHGMSPQVYSLYRYLVASIVVAPFCFLSYRKRPRPHMTWCTFAKIILLGSIESVVVTNTYFTGLKYVTPTFSIAMSNAVPALSFFFAWVFRMEKVDVRRVSSGAKILGTAVAVGGAMIMTFVEGPKLRFPWTNRHYNSHNYPSTSSTNVNNKDSFKGVLLVTLSCLCASVSCILQAIVLKSYPMGLIVTFLVCIVGVVEGTVIAVVMEWNNPSVWSIHFDFQLLAILYAGIIISGFSYYIQGVVMEEKGPVFFTAFFPLSTIMVAIISSFAISEILSSGKSLKVIKEIEGA; this is encoded by the exons ATGAAGAAATTAAGTGAGGTTTTGAAGAAAGAGGGAAAGGCTTATTTAGGAGTTATTGTTGTAAGAATTTTTGCTTCTGGTTTGATTGTAATAGCAAAGATTGCATTGAACCATGGAATGAGTCCACAAGTTTATTCACTCTATCGTTATTTGGTTGCTTCCATTGTTGTTGCTCCATTTTGCTTCCTCTCTTATAG GAAAAGACCAAGACCGCACATGACTTGGTGCACCTTTGCAAAAATTATACTGCTCGGCTCTATAGA GTCTGTGGTTGTCACCAACACATATTTCACTGGCTTGAAATATGTAACTCCAACTTTTTCCATTGCTATGTCCAATGCTGTTCCTGccctttccttcttctttgcttGGGTTTTTAG gATGGAGAAGGTTGATGTAAGGAGGGTTTCAAGTGGAGCAAAGATATTAGGAACAGCAGTGGCAGTAGGAGGAGCAATGATAATGACCTTTGTAGAAGGACCAAAGTTGAGATTTCCTTGGACAAATAGACATTATAATTCCCATAATTACCCTTCAACTTCATCAACCAatgttaataataaagattCTTTCAAGGGGGTCCTTTTGGTCACACTTTCTTGTCTTTGTGCTTCTGTTTCCTGCATTCTCCAG GCAATTGTATTGAAGTCATATCCAATGGGATTGATTGTAACATTTTTGGTATGCATAGTGGGAGTTGTGGAAGGGACTGTGATAGCAGTAGTAATGGAATGGAACAACCCGTCTGTTTGGTcgattcattttgattttcaactCTTGGCTATCCTTTATGCT GGAATAATAATCTCAGGGTTTTCCTACTACATTCAAGGAGTTGtaatggaagaaaaaggacCTGTGTTTTTTACGGCATTTTTCCCTCTAAGTACCATTATGGTTGCAATCATAAGCTCTTTTGCTATCTCTGAGATTTTGTCTTCGGGAAA GAGCTTAAAGGTTATAAAAGAAATCGAAGGAGCTTAA